Proteins co-encoded in one Cucurbita pepo subsp. pepo cultivar mu-cu-16 chromosome LG15, ASM280686v2, whole genome shotgun sequence genomic window:
- the LOC111776472 gene encoding basic form of pathogenesis-related protein 1-like, translating into MTSPNFLSAFWIVGIALILAPISPTIAKSSPKDFVDAHNAIRAENGVGPVSWNTTLATFALDYAKTRIATCELEHSSGPYAENIAEAYEKSTAELIVKLWASEKEFYDPITKKCVKEECGHFLNIVAKDTTSIGCAEVKCDNNFIFTICDYY; encoded by the coding sequence ATGACATCTCCCAACTTTCTCTCTGCATTTTGGATCGTTGGAATTGCTCTAATTCTAGCTCCAATCTCTCCAACGATTGCCAAAAGCAGCCCCAAGGACTTCGTCGATGCCCACAATGCCATCCGAGCCGAGAATGGCGTCGGCCCGGTGTCTTGGAACACCACTTTGGCTACGTTTGCTCTAGATTATGCCAAAACAAGGATTGCTACATGCGAGTTGGAGCACTCTAGTGGACCTTATGCCGAAAACATAGCAGAAGCATATGAGAAGTCAACAGCAGAATTGATAGTAAAGCTTTGGGCTAGCGAGAAGGAGTTTTATGACCCCATAACAAAAAAGTGTGTGAAGGAAGAGTGCGGGCATTTCCTGAATATTGTGGCGAAGGACACAACATCCATTGGCTGCGCTGAAGTTAAGTGCGACAACAACTTTATTTTCACCATCTGTGACTATTATTAA
- the LOC111776491 gene encoding basic form of pathogenesis-related protein 1-like produces the protein MVYSDFLPALWIVGIALILAQISLTIAESSPKDWVDATNAIRAENGVGPVSWNTTLATYALDYAKTRIATCEMEHSDGPYAENLAEAYEKTTTELTVKFWASEKEFYDPITKKCVKEECGHFLNLVAKDTTSIGCAEVKCHNNFIFSICDYS, from the coding sequence ATGGTATATTCCGACTTTCTCCCCGCACTTTGGATCGTCGGAATTGCCCTAATCCTAGCTCAAATCTCTCTAACGATCGCCGAAAGCAGCCCTAAGGACTGGGTCGATGCCACAAATGCCATTCGAGCCGAGAATGGCGTCGGCCCAGTGTCTTGGAACACCACTTTGGCGACCTATGCTCTAGATTATGCCAAAACAAGGATCGCTACGTGTGAGATGGAGCACTCCGATGGACCTTATGCCGAGAACTTGGCAGAAGCATATGAGAAGACAACAACAGAATTGACAGTGAAGTTTTGGGCTAGCGAGAAGGAGTTTTATGACCCCATAACAAAAAAGTGCGTGAAGGAAGAGTGCGGGCATTTCCTAAATTTGGTGGCGAAGGACACAACATCCATTGGCTGTGCTGAAGTGAAGTGCCACAACAACTTTATTTTCTCCATCTGCGACTATTCTTAA
- the LOC111776397 gene encoding basic form of pathogenesis-related protein 1-like has translation MASPIWFLGLALILASISPTVAESTPKEFVDAHNAVRANYGVGPVSWNTTLAVDAQDFARTMIGTCEMVYSNGLYGENMALAYEKTTAELTVNYWASEKKFYEYKSNKCIEEECGHFRQVVWKDTTSIGCAEVECIKDYILTVCNYYPPGNYADQLPY, from the coding sequence ATGGCATCTCCAATTTGGTTCTTGGGACTTGCTCTAATCCTGGCTTCGATCTCTCCCACAGTTGCCGAAAGCACCCCGAAAGAATTCGTCGATGCCCACAATGCCGTTCGTGCCAATTATGGCGTCGGCCCAGTGTCTTGGAACACCACTTTGGCTGTTGATGCTCAAGATTTCGCCAGAACAATGATCGGTACCTGCGAGATGGTGTACTCCAATGGACTTTATGGCGAAAACATGGCATTAGCATATGAGAAAACAACAGCAGAATTGACCGTGAACTATTGGGCTAGCGAGAAGAAGTTTTATGAATACAAATCAAACAAGTGCATAGAGGAAGAGTGCGGGCATTTCAGACAGGTGGTGTGGAAGGACACAACATCTATTGGATGCGCTGAAGTTGAGTGCATCAAGGATTATATTTTAACCGTTTGTAACTATTATCCACCAGGGAACTATGCCGACCAACTTCCTTACTAA